Proteins from one Nyctibius grandis isolate bNycGra1 chromosome 2, bNycGra1.pri, whole genome shotgun sequence genomic window:
- the BORA gene encoding protein aurora borealis isoform X1 → MGDTKEAKMQITPETPGRVKILNPFESPSDYYTLQEQIVSSPLVFKSRKSSSTPGRFRWSIDQLALINPVEIDSEDVRRQAMYLSHARIDKETEDRRQKAIEEFFTKSLIVPSPWTEHEGKQVSQFNSTKSIDLNNISPIGRQLTLHPGKSNAACQTVLSLPVDFNLEKILGEYFRTDEFADQSQENLSSSSLRRKLFLEENRSVSECLSRSLRSPCGSQPLGVLCSIDISPVRCRSPLETSSSGQFSSSPIQGGTRTYSLGSITSPTFPEGSPARNGSPAFSPIAFHIRKTPLSDQRKFTFRSPDIPSSSNRMTPSSTRSPYIDGCSPIKSCSPMRLGACRGTAQYQTSVIRIPIAVENHGEDEEGKENVSPAETRFPEMDNALNLCQQDRDTFAHGTHLVVATVSIAADHSEACHQRLSSFQDIEGSKENNTVDMADAAEVSEENTWIKETIGNSNAPMTSFMTGITFSIENSRMCMSPLAESSAIPCDNSSIQVDSGYNTQTCGSSIMDTAGAENSCRENDVNTNVFQNKSQLLRTKECSILNHKDNQLLRAKSPEKQFCFQKAKPHNTVFGQNATCNISVWKQKK, encoded by the exons acaCCAGGAAGATTTAGATGGTCTATTGATCAGCTTGCTCTAATAAATCCTGTGGAAATTGACTCGGAAGATGTTCGACGCCAAGCAATGTATTTGAGTCATGCTAG AATTGATAAggagacagaagacagaaggCAAAAAGCCATTGAGGAG TTTTTCACAAAAAGCCTCATAGTTCCTTCTCCTTGGACTGAACATGAAGGCAAGCAAGTTTCTCAGTTTAATTCAACTAAAT CCATAGATCTAAATAATATTTCTCCAATTGGAAGACAGCTAACTTTGCATCCTGGGAAAAGCAATG CTGCTTGTCAGACAGTACTGTCTTTGCCAGTGGATTTTAATTTAGAGAAAATACTAG GTGAATATTTTAGAACTGATGAATTTGCAGATCAGTCTCAAGAAAATCTGAGCTCTTCATCACTCCGAAGAAAGctgtttttagaagaaaatagaagCGTATCTGAGTGTTTATCCCGTTCTCTGCGTAGTCCATGCGGTAGTCAGCCACTTGGAGTGCTTTGTTCAATTGACATATCTCCAGTCCGGTGCAGAAGCCCTCTGGAAACATCTAGTTCA GGTCAGTTTTCATCAAGTCCTATTCAGGGAGGAACAAGGACTTATAGTCTGGGAAGTATAACCAGTCCCACATTTCCAGAGGGGTCTCCTGCACGTAATGGTTCTCCTGCTTTTTCACCAATTGCTTTTCACATAAGAAAGACACCACTGTCAG acCAAAGAAAATTTACATTTCGTTCTCCGGATATTCCTTCTTCCTCAAATAGAATGACACCCTCAAGTACAAGAAGTCCTTATATAGATGGTTGTTCTCCAATTAAAAGTTGTTCTCCGATGAGGCTTGGAGCATGTAGAGGAACTGCCCAGTATCAGACTTCTGTCATTAGAATACCGATTGCGGTTGAGAATCAtggtgaggatgaggaaggcaaggaaaatgtttctccAGCAGAAACTCGGTTCCCAGAAATGGATAATGCATTAAACTTATGTCAGCAAGACAGAGATACTTTTGCACATGGTACACATCTTGTTGTAGCAACTGTGTCTATCGCAGCAGATCACTCGGAAGCTTGTCATCAAAGGTTGTCATCATTTCAGGATATAGAAGgctcaaaggaaaataacactGTAGATATGGCTGATGCAGCTGAAGTGTCTGAGGAGAACACTTGGATAAAAGAAACAATTGGCAATAGCAATGCACCGATGACCAGTTTTATGACAGGGATTACCTTCAGCATTGAAAACTCTCGCATGTGCATGTCACCTCTTGCAGAAAGCAGTGCAATTCCTTGTGACAACAGTAGTATtcag GTGGACAGTGGTTATAATACACAGACTTGTGGAAGCAGCATTATGGATACTGCAGGGGCTGAAAACAGTTGCAGAGAAAACGATGTGAATACGAACGTGTTTCAGAATAAATCTCAGCTTCTTAGAACAAAG GAGTGTTCCATTTTAAACCATAAGGACAATCAGTTGCTGAGAGCAAAATCTCCAGAGAAGCAATTCTGtttccaaaaagcaaaaccacataATACAGTATTTGGTCAAAATGCAACTTGCAACATTTCtgtctggaaacaaaaaaaatga
- the BORA gene encoding protein aurora borealis isoform X2 produces MGDTKEAKMQITPETPGRVKILNPFESPSDYYTLQEQIVSSPLVFKSRKSSSTPGRFRWSIDQLALINPVEIDSEDVRRQAMYLSHARIDKETEDRRQKAIEEFFTKSLIVPSPWTEHEGKQVSQFNSTKSACQTVLSLPVDFNLEKILGEYFRTDEFADQSQENLSSSSLRRKLFLEENRSVSECLSRSLRSPCGSQPLGVLCSIDISPVRCRSPLETSSSGQFSSSPIQGGTRTYSLGSITSPTFPEGSPARNGSPAFSPIAFHIRKTPLSDQRKFTFRSPDIPSSSNRMTPSSTRSPYIDGCSPIKSCSPMRLGACRGTAQYQTSVIRIPIAVENHGEDEEGKENVSPAETRFPEMDNALNLCQQDRDTFAHGTHLVVATVSIAADHSEACHQRLSSFQDIEGSKENNTVDMADAAEVSEENTWIKETIGNSNAPMTSFMTGITFSIENSRMCMSPLAESSAIPCDNSSIQVDSGYNTQTCGSSIMDTAGAENSCRENDVNTNVFQNKSQLLRTKECSILNHKDNQLLRAKSPEKQFCFQKAKPHNTVFGQNATCNISVWKQKK; encoded by the exons acaCCAGGAAGATTTAGATGGTCTATTGATCAGCTTGCTCTAATAAATCCTGTGGAAATTGACTCGGAAGATGTTCGACGCCAAGCAATGTATTTGAGTCATGCTAG AATTGATAAggagacagaagacagaaggCAAAAAGCCATTGAGGAG TTTTTCACAAAAAGCCTCATAGTTCCTTCTCCTTGGACTGAACATGAAGGCAAGCAAGTTTCTCAGTTTAATTCAACTAAAT CTGCTTGTCAGACAGTACTGTCTTTGCCAGTGGATTTTAATTTAGAGAAAATACTAG GTGAATATTTTAGAACTGATGAATTTGCAGATCAGTCTCAAGAAAATCTGAGCTCTTCATCACTCCGAAGAAAGctgtttttagaagaaaatagaagCGTATCTGAGTGTTTATCCCGTTCTCTGCGTAGTCCATGCGGTAGTCAGCCACTTGGAGTGCTTTGTTCAATTGACATATCTCCAGTCCGGTGCAGAAGCCCTCTGGAAACATCTAGTTCA GGTCAGTTTTCATCAAGTCCTATTCAGGGAGGAACAAGGACTTATAGTCTGGGAAGTATAACCAGTCCCACATTTCCAGAGGGGTCTCCTGCACGTAATGGTTCTCCTGCTTTTTCACCAATTGCTTTTCACATAAGAAAGACACCACTGTCAG acCAAAGAAAATTTACATTTCGTTCTCCGGATATTCCTTCTTCCTCAAATAGAATGACACCCTCAAGTACAAGAAGTCCTTATATAGATGGTTGTTCTCCAATTAAAAGTTGTTCTCCGATGAGGCTTGGAGCATGTAGAGGAACTGCCCAGTATCAGACTTCTGTCATTAGAATACCGATTGCGGTTGAGAATCAtggtgaggatgaggaaggcaaggaaaatgtttctccAGCAGAAACTCGGTTCCCAGAAATGGATAATGCATTAAACTTATGTCAGCAAGACAGAGATACTTTTGCACATGGTACACATCTTGTTGTAGCAACTGTGTCTATCGCAGCAGATCACTCGGAAGCTTGTCATCAAAGGTTGTCATCATTTCAGGATATAGAAGgctcaaaggaaaataacactGTAGATATGGCTGATGCAGCTGAAGTGTCTGAGGAGAACACTTGGATAAAAGAAACAATTGGCAATAGCAATGCACCGATGACCAGTTTTATGACAGGGATTACCTTCAGCATTGAAAACTCTCGCATGTGCATGTCACCTCTTGCAGAAAGCAGTGCAATTCCTTGTGACAACAGTAGTATtcag GTGGACAGTGGTTATAATACACAGACTTGTGGAAGCAGCATTATGGATACTGCAGGGGCTGAAAACAGTTGCAGAGAAAACGATGTGAATACGAACGTGTTTCAGAATAAATCTCAGCTTCTTAGAACAAAG GAGTGTTCCATTTTAAACCATAAGGACAATCAGTTGCTGAGAGCAAAATCTCCAGAGAAGCAATTCTGtttccaaaaagcaaaaccacataATACAGTATTTGGTCAAAATGCAACTTGCAACATTTCtgtctggaaacaaaaaaaatga